In Halanaeroarchaeum sp. HSR-CO, one DNA window encodes the following:
- the pdhA gene encoding pyruvate dehydrogenase (acetyl-transferring) E1 component subunit alpha, with translation MTSILHRDPDSRVRILDEDGSLVDGATEPDLEDEQLVEMYRYMKLSRHFDQRAVSLQRQGRMGTYPPLSGQEGAQIASAFALDDEDWLFPSYREHGAALVQGLPLEQTLLYWMGNEEGNAIAEDTNLFTVAVPIASQIPHAVGAAWASKLKDEDKSFIVYFGDGATSEGDFHEGMNFAGVFDTPTVFFCNNNQWAISVPRERQTASKTIAQKATAYGFDGVQVDGMDPLAVYQVTREAVKKTKDPEEDELRPTLIEAVQYRFGAHTTADDPTVYRDEDEVERWKQKDPIPRLETYLLDTGRLTEADVEAITEEVETAVADAIDTAESHERPEPTAMFEHAYETMPEHVRDQLETFETIRETYGDDALLEE, from the coding sequence GTGACGTCGATCCTGCACCGCGACCCGGACAGTCGGGTACGAATTCTCGACGAAGACGGTTCGCTCGTGGACGGAGCGACCGAGCCGGACCTGGAGGACGAGCAGTTGGTCGAGATGTACCGGTACATGAAGCTCTCGCGGCACTTCGACCAGCGAGCGGTGAGTCTCCAGCGCCAGGGGCGCATGGGGACCTACCCGCCACTGTCGGGCCAGGAGGGTGCTCAGATCGCGAGCGCGTTCGCCCTCGACGACGAGGACTGGCTGTTCCCCAGTTATCGCGAACACGGCGCGGCACTGGTCCAGGGACTACCACTCGAGCAGACGTTGCTCTACTGGATGGGCAACGAGGAGGGCAACGCCATCGCGGAGGACACGAACCTCTTCACCGTGGCCGTCCCCATCGCCAGCCAGATCCCTCACGCCGTCGGCGCGGCCTGGGCGTCGAAGCTCAAAGACGAGGACAAATCGTTCATCGTCTACTTCGGCGACGGGGCGACCTCGGAGGGCGATTTCCACGAGGGGATGAACTTCGCGGGGGTCTTCGACACGCCGACTGTCTTCTTCTGCAACAACAACCAGTGGGCCATCTCGGTCCCCAGAGAACGGCAGACGGCCTCGAAGACCATCGCCCAGAAGGCGACGGCCTACGGCTTCGACGGCGTCCAGGTCGACGGCATGGACCCGCTGGCCGTCTATCAGGTGACCCGCGAGGCGGTGAAGAAGACGAAAGACCCCGAGGAAGACGAACTGCGGCCGACGCTCATCGAGGCGGTCCAGTACCGCTTCGGTGCCCACACGACCGCCGACGACCCGACAGTCTATCGCGACGAGGACGAGGTCGAACGGTGGAAGCAAAAGGACCCCATCCCGCGGCTGGAGACGTACCTCCTCGATACCGGCCGGTTGACCGAGGCGGACGTCGAGGCAATAACCGAGGAGGTCGAGACGGCGGTCGCCGACGCCATCGACACGGCCGAGAGCCACGAGCGGCCGGAACCGACCGCGATGTTCGAGCACGCCTACGAGACGATGCCCGAACACGTCCGCGATCAGCTGGAGACCTTCGAGACCATCCGAGAAACGTACGGCGACGACGCACTCCTGGAGGAATGA
- a CDS encoding alpha-ketoacid dehydrogenase subunit beta — MTQNLTLVQAVSNGLHDKMAEDDDVIVMGEDVGKNGGVFRATEGLYDEYGDERVIDTPLAESGIIGTAIGMAAYGLKPVPEIQFSGFMYPAFDQIVSHAARLRTRSRGKYEVPMVLRAPMGGGIRAPESHSESKEAFYIHEAGLKVVIPSTPHDTKGLLISAIDDPDPVIFLEPKKIYRSFREEVPDGTYEVPLGEAAVRREGTDISVFTWGAMTRPTLEAAEDLEEEIDVEVVDLRTLSPLDTDAIVESFQKTGRAAVVHEAPRTGGLGAEITAIIQEEALLYQEAPVKRITGFDVPYPLYALEDYYLPEPARIAHGIREAVDF; from the coding sequence ATGACCCAGAACCTCACCCTCGTTCAGGCGGTCAGCAATGGGTTGCACGACAAGATGGCCGAAGACGACGACGTCATCGTCATGGGCGAGGACGTCGGGAAGAACGGTGGCGTCTTCCGCGCCACGGAAGGCCTCTACGACGAATATGGCGACGAGCGGGTCATCGACACGCCGCTGGCGGAATCCGGCATCATCGGGACGGCCATCGGGATGGCCGCCTACGGTCTGAAACCGGTTCCGGAGATCCAGTTCTCCGGGTTCATGTACCCGGCCTTCGACCAGATCGTGAGCCACGCCGCACGCCTGCGCACGCGGAGTCGCGGAAAGTACGAGGTACCGATGGTGCTGCGCGCCCCGATGGGCGGCGGCATCCGCGCTCCCGAGTCCCACTCGGAGTCCAAAGAAGCGTTCTACATCCACGAGGCTGGCCTCAAGGTCGTCATCCCGAGTACACCGCACGACACGAAGGGGTTGCTCATCTCCGCTATCGACGACCCCGACCCGGTCATCTTCCTCGAACCGAAGAAGATCTACCGCTCGTTCCGCGAGGAGGTCCCCGACGGAACCTACGAGGTCCCGCTGGGCGAGGCCGCCGTGCGCCGGGAAGGGACCGACATCTCGGTGTTCACCTGGGGGGCGATGACCCGCCCGACCCTGGAGGCCGCCGAGGACCTCGAGGAGGAGATAGATGTGGAGGTCGTCGACCTCCGGACGCTCTCGCCACTGGACACGGACGCCATCGTCGAGTCGTTCCAGAAGACGGGACGCGCGGCGGTCGTCCACGAGGCGCCCCGAACCGGCGGCCTCGGTGCGGAGATCACCGCCATCATCCAGGAGGAGGCGCTCCTCTACCAGGAAGCACCGGTCAAGCGCATCACCGGGTTCGACGTTCCGTACCCGCTGTACGCGCTCGAGGACTACTACCTCCCAGAGCCCGCCCGCATCGCACACGGCATCCGGGAGGCCGTGGACTTCTGA
- the lpdA gene encoding dihydrolipoyl dehydrogenase, with product MVVGDVATGTELAIVGAGSGGYVAAIRAGQLGLDVTLIEEDAIGGVCLNYGCIPSKALISATDVAHEAGDAEEMGVYADPEVQMDEMKTWKDGVVDQLTGGVENLCEANGVNVVEGRAEFVDENTLRVAHGGEGQGSESYEFEHAIVATGSRPIEVPGFEFDGETVLSSRDVLDLETIPDSVVVVGAGYIGMELSTVLAKLGTDVQVVEMLDDVLPGYESDLVRPVKRRAADLGIEFSFGEAAAGWAETDDGIVVTTETEEGEESTYEAEKAIVAVGRTPVTDTLNLEAIGLEPNDDGFLETDHEARTDVDHVFAIGDVAGEPMLAHKASAEGAVAAEVIAGEPSALDHQAIPAAVFTDPEIGTVGMTEAEAEDAGFEPAVGKFRFGANGRALTTGHPDGFVRIVADEDSGFVLGAQVVGPDASELIAELGLAVEMGATLEDVARTIHTHPTLSESVMEAAEHALGHAIHTLNR from the coding sequence ATGGTCGTCGGAGACGTCGCAACTGGAACGGAACTGGCTATCGTCGGTGCGGGATCGGGCGGCTACGTCGCCGCCATCCGCGCCGGCCAGCTCGGCCTGGACGTAACGCTCATCGAAGAAGACGCCATCGGTGGCGTCTGTCTGAACTACGGCTGCATCCCTTCGAAAGCACTCATCAGCGCAACCGACGTGGCCCACGAGGCCGGAGACGCAGAAGAGATGGGCGTCTACGCCGATCCCGAGGTGCAGATGGACGAGATGAAGACCTGGAAGGACGGTGTCGTCGACCAGTTGACCGGGGGTGTCGAGAACCTCTGTGAGGCCAACGGCGTGAACGTCGTCGAGGGACGCGCCGAGTTCGTGGACGAGAACACCCTCCGGGTCGCCCACGGGGGCGAAGGGCAAGGCTCGGAGTCCTACGAGTTCGAGCACGCCATCGTCGCCACCGGCTCGCGCCCCATCGAGGTCCCGGGCTTCGAGTTCGACGGCGAAACCGTGCTCTCATCGCGTGACGTCCTCGACCTCGAGACGATCCCGGACAGCGTCGTCGTGGTCGGCGCCGGATACATCGGAATGGAGCTCTCGACCGTGCTGGCGAAACTCGGAACCGACGTCCAGGTGGTGGAGATGCTGGACGACGTCCTCCCGGGGTACGAGTCGGATCTCGTGCGGCCGGTCAAGCGTCGGGCAGCGGACCTCGGCATCGAGTTCTCCTTCGGCGAGGCGGCGGCCGGCTGGGCGGAAACCGACGATGGCATCGTCGTCACCACGGAGACCGAGGAGGGCGAAGAATCGACCTACGAGGCAGAGAAAGCCATCGTCGCCGTGGGCCGAACACCGGTCACCGACACCCTGAACCTCGAGGCGATCGGCCTGGAACCGAACGACGACGGCTTCCTCGAAACCGACCACGAGGCACGAACCGACGTCGATCACGTCTTCGCCATCGGTGACGTCGCGGGTGAACCGATGCTGGCTCACAAGGCGAGCGCCGAGGGGGCGGTCGCCGCGGAGGTGATCGCCGGCGAGCCGTCGGCACTCGACCACCAGGCCATCCCGGCTGCCGTCTTCACGGACCCGGAGATCGGGACCGTCGGAATGACCGAAGCCGAGGCCGAAGATGCCGGATTCGAGCCCGCCGTCGGGAAGTTCCGCTTCGGCGCGAACGGACGCGCTCTCACGACCGGGCACCCAGATGGGTTCGTCCGGATCGTGGCGGACGAGGACTCGGGTTTCGTCCTCGGCGCCCAGGTCGTCGGGCCGGACGCCTCGGAACTCATCGCAGAGCTGGGGCTGGCCGTCGAGATGGGGGCCACCCTCGAGGACGTGGCGCGCACCATCCACACCCACCCGACGCTCTCCGAGAGCGTCATGGAGGCCGCCGAACACGCTCTCGGGCACGCCATCCACACTCTTAATCGCTGA
- the pheA gene encoding prephenate dehydratase, whose protein sequence is MRTVTLGPAGTYSHRAASAVADGEITFRESVYEIVDSVAAGDFDRGVVPIENSIEGSVTETLDALADLEVSVVREVVTPIRHALLAQTGDFETIASHSQALAQCREYLEANYPDVELEAVASTARGVERARQDDTVAGIGHPDNADEKLTVLAEDIQDRTSNATRFFVVAGPDERSPAGGKSTLVVYPNENYPGLLLELLQPFADRDINLSRLESRPSGERLGDYMFHVDIAAGLYEDRTQEAIADLEALSPDGWVRQLGSYDVEHVV, encoded by the coding sequence ATGCGAACGGTCACCCTGGGCCCGGCCGGCACTTACTCCCACCGGGCCGCCTCCGCCGTCGCGGACGGCGAGATCACCTTCCGGGAATCGGTCTACGAGATCGTCGACAGCGTCGCCGCCGGCGACTTCGACCGCGGCGTCGTTCCCATCGAGAACAGCATCGAGGGCAGCGTCACCGAGACCCTCGACGCCCTCGCCGACCTCGAAGTCTCGGTGGTCCGCGAGGTCGTGACCCCCATCCGGCACGCACTCCTCGCCCAGACCGGGGACTTCGAGACGATCGCGAGCCACTCCCAGGCCCTCGCCCAGTGCCGGGAGTACCTGGAGGCGAACTACCCCGACGTCGAACTCGAGGCGGTCGCGAGCACCGCCCGGGGGGTCGAACGCGCCCGACAGGACGACACCGTGGCCGGCATCGGCCACCCGGACAACGCCGACGAGAAACTCACGGTGCTCGCCGAGGACATCCAGGACCGGACCTCCAACGCGACCCGGTTCTTCGTCGTCGCCGGACCCGACGAGCGATCCCCGGCGGGCGGCAAGTCGACGCTCGTCGTCTATCCGAACGAGAACTATCCCGGGTTGCTCCTGGAGCTGCTCCAGCCGTTCGCCGACCGGGACATCAACCTGTCCCGACTGGAATCAAGGCCGAGCGGTGAGCGACTCGGCGATTACATGTTCCACGTCGATATCGCGGCGGGCCTGTACGAGGACCGGACGCAGGAGGCCATCGCGGACCTCGAGGCGCTGTCCCCCGACGGCTGGGTCCGACAGCTGGGGTCGTACGACGTCGAACACGTCGTCTGA
- a CDS encoding dihydrolipoamide acetyltransferase family protein, whose product MPREFKLPDVGEGVAEGEIVSWLVEVGDPVSEDQPVAEVETDKAVVEVPSPVNGTVQELHYEAGTMVEVGEVIVTFALEGEDVAAAPAPTDDSDGKAAEAPADADAAETADAETAVESAPDTGGRTFAPPSVRTLARELDVDIGAVSGTGPSGRVTESDVRAAADGETVGEATEEKPAAEPAAEPGTTAETPPSSEPAADRDRTLAAPATRGVAKDLDVDIDQVPAVERRDGEAFVTADAVREYAEGQQAAQAADVATVAAGETGPREERIPYKGVRKTIGDKMEESKYTAPHVTHHDTVDVTELVAMRERLKPHAEAQDVRLTYMPFVMKAVVAALKEFPELNSSLDEEAGEVVRKHYYNIGVAVATEAGLMVPVVDDVDAKSVLEIAEEVNRLAEEARERTIALEDLQGSTFSITNFGAIGGEYATPIINYPEVGILGLGAIEERPVAEDGDVVARQTLPLSLSIDHRIVDGADAAAFTNDVMGYLETPSLLLLK is encoded by the coding sequence ATGCCCCGCGAATTCAAACTCCCCGACGTGGGCGAGGGCGTCGCCGAGGGCGAGATCGTCTCCTGGCTCGTCGAGGTCGGTGACCCGGTCTCCGAGGATCAGCCGGTCGCCGAGGTGGAGACCGACAAAGCCGTCGTCGAGGTCCCCTCCCCCGTGAACGGCACCGTCCAGGAGCTCCACTACGAGGCCGGCACCATGGTCGAGGTCGGCGAGGTCATCGTGACCTTCGCCCTCGAAGGCGAGGACGTCGCCGCGGCCCCAGCGCCGACTGACGATTCGGACGGGAAAGCGGCCGAAGCACCGGCCGACGCCGACGCCGCCGAAACCGCGGACGCGGAGACAGCCGTGGAGTCGGCACCGGACACCGGCGGTCGCACCTTCGCCCCGCCGAGCGTTCGAACGCTGGCCCGCGAACTCGACGTCGACATCGGCGCAGTGAGCGGAACCGGTCCGAGCGGCCGGGTGACGGAGAGCGACGTCCGGGCCGCCGCGGACGGGGAAACGGTCGGCGAGGCGACGGAGGAGAAACCCGCCGCGGAACCGGCAGCGGAACCCGGGACGACAGCAGAGACGCCACCAAGTTCCGAACCGGCCGCCGATCGCGACCGGACCCTGGCCGCACCCGCCACGCGAGGAGTCGCGAAGGACCTGGACGTCGACATCGACCAGGTGCCGGCCGTCGAACGGCGCGACGGCGAGGCGTTCGTGACCGCCGACGCGGTGCGCGAGTACGCCGAGGGCCAGCAGGCCGCCCAGGCCGCCGACGTGGCGACCGTCGCCGCCGGCGAGACGGGGCCGCGCGAGGAGCGCATCCCGTACAAGGGCGTCCGGAAGACCATCGGCGACAAGATGGAGGAGTCGAAGTACACCGCGCCCCACGTCACCCACCACGACACGGTGGACGTGACAGAACTCGTCGCGATGCGCGAACGGCTCAAACCCCACGCCGAGGCGCAGGACGTCAGGCTGACCTACATGCCGTTCGTGATGAAGGCGGTCGTCGCCGCGCTGAAGGAGTTCCCCGAACTCAACAGTAGCCTCGACGAGGAGGCCGGCGAGGTCGTCCGCAAGCACTACTACAACATCGGCGTGGCCGTCGCGACCGAGGCCGGTCTCATGGTGCCGGTCGTCGACGACGTCGACGCGAAGTCGGTCCTCGAAATCGCCGAGGAGGTGAATCGGCTCGCCGAGGAGGCCCGCGAGCGCACCATCGCCCTCGAGGACCTCCAGGGAAGCACGTTCTCGATCACGAACTTCGGGGCCATCGGTGGCGAGTACGCGACGCCGATCATCAACTACCCCGAGGTCGGGATCCTCGGACTGGGTGCCATCGAGGAGCGACCGGTCGCCGAAGACGGCGACGTCGTCGCGCGGCAGACGCTCCCGCTGTCGCTGTCCATCGATCACCGGATCGTCGACGGGGCGGACGCGGCCGCCTTCACGAACGATGTAATGGGGTACCTTGAAACGCCCTCGCTACTCCTATTGAAATAA
- a CDS encoding 2-oxo acid dehydrogenase subunit E2 yields the protein MGYIVRMPKLGLEMKEGTVLEWHVDVSGEVGEEEPLLDIESEKTTKTVETREAGVLREVFVQAGTTVEPGAPLGIVASQDADVEELIAEAEQELDTGEAVGSAEPADATAPSNGGGSATSTEAAAGDQPDRVSPRAQQRADELGVSLAGVEGTGPGGAVTAEDVEAAAEAGAAEPRVSPRAQQRADELGVDLATVEGTGPDGAITAEDVEAAAEAGEPAQEAPAGAATRTVTERETFSGMRSTIARRLGESYRNAVHVTVHRSADATALREATAAADDAFAADVSMTDLLLAALSETLSEYPAFNATYEDGEHIRYEEHNINVAVDVDAGLVTPVVPAVDEKSIGQIATVRREKAEKTLAGEYTMDDLSGGTFTVSNLGHLGVESFDPIINPPQIAILGVDALDERVTVEDGTATSRPILPLDLSFDHRVVDGADAARFLDALVERLEDPWSLLVGDQGDTSAEASGTASTTDVPTAFEDAPRRAVTINEPGTEGTFSLGEYEYPFGIESAPTPPEIFLGSLQSCLALTLRNVAMEAGHELGKIDVDGAIRPESGSVEAVELLVVVDAPSVDDETLTALVDEAESQCHVALLLREDLPVEISVDRP from the coding sequence ATGGGCTACATCGTTCGGATGCCGAAACTCGGACTGGAGATGAAAGAGGGGACGGTCCTCGAGTGGCACGTCGACGTCTCGGGGGAGGTCGGTGAAGAAGAACCGCTCCTGGATATCGAATCGGAGAAGACGACGAAGACCGTAGAAACGCGGGAAGCCGGCGTCCTGCGAGAGGTGTTCGTTCAGGCGGGGACGACAGTCGAGCCCGGCGCTCCGCTGGGAATCGTGGCCAGTCAGGACGCGGACGTCGAGGAACTGATTGCGGAGGCCGAGCAGGAACTCGACACGGGCGAGGCCGTGGGCAGCGCCGAACCGGCGGACGCGACCGCCCCCAGCAACGGTGGCGGGTCGGCGACCTCGACGGAAGCCGCAGCCGGCGACCAGCCGGACCGCGTGAGTCCCCGAGCGCAACAACGAGCCGACGAACTCGGCGTGTCACTCGCCGGCGTCGAGGGGACGGGGCCCGGCGGTGCCGTGACGGCCGAGGACGTGGAAGCGGCTGCCGAAGCCGGCGCCGCCGAACCCCGTGTCTCCCCGCGAGCACAACAGCGCGCCGACGAACTCGGCGTCGACCTCGCCACCGTCGAGGGGACGGGGCCGGACGGAGCGATCACGGCCGAGGACGTGGAGGCGGCTGCCGAAGCTGGCGAGCCGGCCCAGGAGGCCCCGGCCGGTGCAGCGACGCGAACGGTCACCGAGCGGGAGACCTTCAGCGGGATGCGCTCGACGATCGCCCGCCGACTCGGCGAGAGTTATCGGAACGCCGTCCACGTGACGGTCCACCGCAGCGCGGACGCGACGGCCTTGCGGGAAGCGACGGCGGCAGCGGACGACGCGTTTGCAGCCGACGTATCGATGACCGACCTCCTGCTGGCGGCGCTCTCGGAGACGCTCTCGGAGTACCCGGCATTCAATGCGACCTACGAAGACGGCGAACACATCCGCTACGAGGAGCACAACATCAACGTCGCCGTCGACGTCGATGCGGGGCTCGTGACACCGGTCGTGCCGGCCGTCGACGAGAAATCGATCGGCCAGATCGCCACGGTTCGCCGCGAGAAGGCCGAGAAGACGCTGGCGGGCGAGTACACGATGGACGACCTGAGCGGCGGGACATTCACGGTCTCGAATCTCGGTCACCTCGGCGTCGAATCGTTCGATCCGATCATCAACCCGCCCCAGATCGCGATTCTCGGCGTCGACGCGCTGGACGAACGCGTCACCGTCGAGGACGGAACCGCCACCTCGCGACCGATCCTGCCGCTCGACCTGTCGTTCGATCATCGCGTCGTCGACGGGGCGGACGCGGCACGGTTCCTCGATGCGCTCGTCGAGCGACTCGAGGACCCCTGGTCGCTACTCGTCGGTGACCAGGGAGACACGAGCGCGGAAGCGAGTGGGACTGCGAGCACAACGGACGTGCCGACGGCGTTCGAAGACGCTCCACGTCGGGCAGTCACGATCAACGAACCGGGGACGGAGGGGACGTTCAGCCTGGGCGAGTACGAGTACCCGTTCGGCATCGAATCCGCTCCGACCCCGCCGGAGATCTTCCTCGGCTCGCTGCAGTCCTGTCTCGCGCTCACCCTTCGAAACGTGGCGATGGAAGCGGGTCACGAACTCGGGAAAATCGACGTCGATGGGGCGATCAGACCCGAGTCCGGTTCGGTGGAGGCGGTCGAACTGCTAGTGGTCGTCGACGCCCCGTCGGTGGACGACGAGACGCTGACAGCCCTCGTCGACGAAGCAGAATCGCAGTGTCACGTCGCGTTACTCCTCCGCGAGGACCTTCCGGTGGAGATCTCCGTCGACCGACCGTAA